Proteins encoded in a region of the Planococcus shixiaomingii genome:
- a CDS encoding MFS transporter, producing MSLHSKKSALGLMVVAIFFISLNLRPAISSIGPLLETIRSDLNLSNSEVSLLTSVPVLCMGLFAPFAVWFNRRFGIKTSITLLLSAIGLFTFFRMLVPSFAMLFFSSLFIGIAIAIIGPLVSAMIKRNFPTRTPALIGVYSFGMGLGATFAAGLTGLFYTLSNWPLALASWSLLSIIGIVLWLRVEHPKDPVQERTGEGDTAKSPWKNKRAWYMMLFFALQSALFFSMITWLAPIAIDKGMSVLTAGAVLTLMSTVQLIANIAIPILLGKYPSRFLWINVSLVIGTAGILLIQFGSLALIWPAAVLLGLTLGTLFPIALLMPLDENTTAEDVNSWTAMIQMGGYSLSAIMPFAIGLLYDRYATHTISLVMCLMLIAMMVLFAFLLNKKH from the coding sequence ATGTCTCTACATTCAAAAAAATCGGCTTTAGGCTTAATGGTCGTCGCCATCTTTTTTATTTCATTAAACTTGCGGCCTGCCATTTCTTCAATCGGCCCATTGCTGGAAACGATTCGCAGCGATTTAAATTTATCCAATAGTGAAGTGAGTTTGCTGACATCGGTACCGGTGCTCTGCATGGGCCTTTTTGCGCCGTTTGCCGTTTGGTTTAACCGCCGTTTTGGCATTAAAACGAGCATCACGCTGCTGCTTTCTGCCATCGGGCTTTTTACATTCTTTCGGATGCTGGTGCCAAGCTTTGCCATGCTGTTTTTCAGCTCGCTTTTCATCGGCATCGCTATTGCTATCATCGGCCCGCTTGTCTCCGCAATGATCAAGCGAAATTTCCCGACTCGCACCCCGGCGCTTATCGGTGTTTATTCGTTCGGTATGGGGCTTGGCGCCACATTCGCGGCCGGATTGACCGGACTTTTTTACACGCTGTCAAATTGGCCTCTGGCATTGGCCAGCTGGAGCTTGTTGTCGATTATTGGCATTGTGCTGTGGTTGCGCGTGGAGCATCCAAAAGATCCTGTCCAGGAAAGAACAGGGGAAGGAGACACCGCCAAATCGCCGTGGAAGAACAAGCGTGCCTGGTATATGATGCTGTTTTTCGCTCTGCAATCGGCGCTATTTTTCTCTATGATTACGTGGCTTGCCCCTATCGCCATTGACAAAGGCATGTCGGTATTGACGGCTGGCGCAGTATTGACGCTGATGTCTACGGTCCAGCTTATCGCCAACATCGCCATTCCGATCCTTCTTGGGAAATACCCGAGCCGCTTTTTGTGGATCAATGTTAGCCTAGTGATCGGAACAGCCGGCATCTTGCTGATCCAGTTTGGAAGCCTTGCCCTCATTTGGCCAGCTGCGGTATTGCTCGGCCTGACCTTGGGCACCTTGTTCCCGATTGCGCTGCTGATGCCGCTGGATGAAAACACCACAGCAGAAGACGTCAATAGCTGGACAGCGATGATTCAAATGGGCGGCTATTCGCTTTCAGCTATAATGCCGTTCGCGATTGGCCTGCTGTATGACCGTTATGCGACACACACTATCTCTCTTGTGATGTGTCTGATGTTAATAGCTATGATGGTGCTGTTTGCGTTCTTGCTCAATAAAAAGCATTAG
- a CDS encoding ABC-F family ATP-binding cassette domain-containing protein yields the protein MIAVNDVSLRFGDRKLFEDVNIQFNPGNCYGLIGANGAGKSTFIKILSGELDAQSGNVYMGSGERLAVLKQDHFEYEEHPVLETVIMGHKKLYDIMSEKNAIYMKEDFSDEDGMRAAELEGEFAELNGWEAESEAAILLQGLGISEDLHDKKMAELSGSDKVKVLLAQALFGKPDVLLLDEPTNHLDLKAIQWLEEFLINFDNTVIVVSHDRHFLNKVCTHIADLDFGKIQLYVGNYDFWYESSQLATRLAGDQNAKKEEKIKELQAFIARFSANASKSKQATSRKKMLDKIELDDIRPSSRKYPFVNFTIGREIGNDVLTVKDLSQKVDGNLLLNNISFNMSKEDKIVLIGDPLAKSALLRILAEEDEPAEGLIRWGVTTSRAYLPIDNTSYFEGSEQSLVDWLRQYSPEDESETFLRGFLGRMLFSGEEVKKKPSVLSGGEKVRCMLSKMMLSHANVLLLDEPTNHLDLESIQALNNGMIAFKGAMVFTSHDHQFIQTVANRVIEIREDGSILDKQLTYDEFLEWKETQGITN from the coding sequence ATGATAGCAGTAAACGATGTAAGTCTTCGCTTTGGTGACCGCAAACTTTTCGAAGATGTGAACATTCAATTTAACCCAGGTAATTGTTACGGATTGATCGGTGCGAACGGTGCAGGAAAATCAACGTTCATTAAAATCTTGTCTGGTGAACTGGATGCGCAATCCGGGAACGTCTATATGGGTTCTGGTGAACGCTTGGCAGTATTGAAACAGGATCACTTTGAATACGAAGAGCATCCCGTTCTTGAAACAGTCATTATGGGACATAAAAAATTATATGACATCATGTCCGAGAAAAACGCCATCTATATGAAGGAAGATTTTTCAGACGAAGACGGCATGCGCGCAGCTGAACTTGAAGGCGAATTTGCTGAATTGAACGGCTGGGAAGCTGAATCGGAAGCCGCTATTCTATTGCAAGGTCTTGGCATTTCTGAAGACCTTCACGACAAAAAGATGGCAGAATTGTCCGGTTCGGATAAAGTAAAAGTTTTGCTTGCTCAAGCCTTATTCGGCAAGCCGGACGTTTTGCTACTGGATGAGCCTACCAACCACTTGGACTTGAAAGCTATTCAATGGCTGGAAGAATTCTTGATCAACTTTGACAACACTGTCATCGTTGTATCCCATGACCGCCACTTCCTGAACAAAGTGTGTACGCACATTGCTGACTTGGACTTTGGTAAAATTCAGCTGTATGTAGGAAACTACGACTTCTGGTATGAATCGAGCCAATTGGCAACACGTTTGGCCGGTGACCAAAACGCCAAAAAAGAAGAAAAAATCAAAGAGCTTCAAGCGTTTATCGCCCGTTTCTCGGCGAACGCTTCAAAATCGAAGCAAGCAACGTCACGGAAGAAAATGCTTGATAAAATCGAGCTGGATGATATCCGCCCTTCTTCCCGCAAATACCCATTTGTCAACTTTACGATTGGCCGCGAAATCGGCAACGACGTGTTGACGGTGAAAGATTTGAGCCAAAAAGTCGATGGCAACTTGCTGTTGAACAACATCAGCTTCAACATGAGCAAAGAAGACAAAATCGTCTTGATTGGCGACCCGCTGGCAAAATCGGCTCTTCTGCGCATTTTGGCTGAAGAAGACGAGCCTGCTGAAGGTTTGATCCGCTGGGGTGTTACCACTTCCCGCGCTTACTTGCCGATTGACAACACATCTTACTTTGAAGGCAGCGAACAGTCGTTAGTCGACTGGTTGCGCCAATATTCACCAGAAGACGAAAGTGAAACGTTCCTTCGCGGCTTCCTCGGCAGAATGCTGTTCTCCGGCGAAGAAGTGAAAAAGAAACCTTCTGTCTTATCAGGTGGGGAAAAAGTGCGCTGCATGCTGTCGAAAATGATGCTATCGCACGCTAACGTTCTATTGCTTGACGAGCCAACCAACCACTTGGACTTGGAATCGATTCAAGCGTTGAACAACGGCATGATCGCCTTTAAAGGCGCCATGGTCTTCACTTCCCATGACCATCAGTTTATCCAAACAGTTGCCAACCGCGTGATTGAAATCCGTGAAGACGGATCTATCCTCGACAAACAATTGACATACGATGAATTTTTGGAGTGGAAAGAAACTCAAGGCATCACAAACTAA
- a CDS encoding YkvA family protein encodes MTNANEYLTKPLPSQDEQKDFYKTLRAKVQTWLDTKSGLVGKLGKYVLFAPDMFHLLAKLMLDSRIDAKSKGLVGAGILYFFAPLDFLPEILIGPGGFADDVVVAVFIVNTLLNKFPNEVIEEHWAGDEDLLSVVRGISDAGNKFTSKLPAGRLVKRFLK; translated from the coding sequence ATGACAAATGCTAACGAATATTTAACTAAACCATTGCCAAGCCAAGATGAACAAAAGGACTTTTACAAAACATTGCGTGCGAAAGTGCAAACTTGGCTAGATACCAAATCAGGTTTGGTCGGCAAACTGGGAAAATACGTGTTATTTGCACCAGACATGTTTCATTTATTGGCGAAATTGATGCTCGACAGCCGCATTGATGCAAAAAGCAAAGGCCTGGTCGGCGCCGGAATTCTCTACTTTTTCGCACCGCTGGATTTTCTTCCGGAAATTCTAATAGGTCCAGGAGGATTTGCGGATGATGTCGTTGTCGCTGTCTTCATCGTCAACACGCTTCTCAATAAATTCCCGAATGAAGTTATTGAAGAGCATTGGGCAGGAGACGAAGATTTGTTAAGCGTTGTGCGCGGAATATCTGATGCAGGGAATAAGTTTACATCAAAATTGCCAGCTGGCCGTTTGGTCAAACGCTTTTTGAAATAA
- a CDS encoding cold-shock protein, with translation MSNNGRGKVKSFDADKGYGYIEGDNGELFFVERISINMDLEVLQPGMLVNFTIVQGNPEKERIATNITMDF, from the coding sequence ATGAGCAATAACGGAAGAGGAAAAGTGAAATCGTTTGATGCAGATAAAGGATATGGCTATATTGAAGGAGATAATGGAGAATTATTCTTCGTAGAAAGAATCAGCATTAATATGGACCTAGAAGTTCTTCAACCGGGCATGCTTGTAAACTTTACAATTGTCCAAGGCAATCCTGAAAAAGAAAGAATCGCGACAAATATAACGATGGACTTTTAA
- a CDS encoding M4 family metallopeptidase: MKKHLLSSVSLSVVLVMSALSSSVSAASNNGDDEQVSINSASGSPNFIAGTLSAPSSKKPQEIVFSYLKEKENLYSIDGGTPKNFELISETVDELGITNLKLQQLYNGIPVFGAILAAHVSRDGVLTSISGELAKDFGNLDMVEQSDLLTAEEAKSIVLANIRAELHAAPEIVAEENPSLVIFIENGEAKLAYSSRTEFLVPEPGNYQFFIDAETGEILSSYNQIHSADPQGTDAVSSGKGVLGDKKKVRTVKNKEGSYLLDRTRGKGILTYDAATKLLIPGKLWLDADHKFNAAYDGAAVDAHAYAGQTFDYFKKVHGRSSYDGKGARIISTVHYGKDYNNAFWSGSQMVYGDGDGSVFIPLSGALDVVAHELTHAVTQTSAKLIYQGDSGAINESLSDIFGAIIEGHYSDGPDWQIAEDIFTPQKDGDALRSLADPTLNGLPDHYTKRYIGTEDFGGVHINSSISNKAAYLLANGGTHYSVNVNGIGSDKTGAIFFRTLTQYLTPNTTFRQFRVAAIQAATDLYGASSPEVSSVKAAFSAIGLN; encoded by the coding sequence GTGAAAAAGCATCTGCTGAGCAGCGTAAGTTTATCCGTTGTTCTAGTGATGTCTGCCTTATCCTCATCTGTTTCTGCTGCTTCAAACAACGGAGATGATGAGCAAGTTAGCATCAATTCAGCCAGTGGATCGCCAAATTTTATTGCCGGAACATTGAGTGCACCTTCTTCAAAAAAGCCGCAAGAAATAGTCTTTTCTTATTTAAAGGAAAAGGAGAATCTTTATTCAATTGACGGAGGTACCCCGAAAAACTTTGAACTGATTAGTGAAACGGTGGATGAACTGGGCATTACAAACTTGAAACTGCAACAGCTGTATAACGGCATACCGGTATTCGGGGCAATTCTGGCCGCCCATGTTTCTCGTGACGGGGTTTTGACTTCCATATCCGGAGAACTGGCCAAAGACTTTGGGAACTTGGACATGGTAGAGCAAAGCGATCTTTTAACAGCTGAGGAGGCAAAATCGATTGTTTTAGCGAACATACGGGCTGAACTACATGCAGCGCCCGAAATCGTCGCAGAAGAAAATCCTTCACTTGTAATATTTATTGAAAACGGCGAGGCAAAGTTGGCTTACAGCAGCCGGACGGAATTTTTAGTGCCCGAACCAGGCAATTATCAATTCTTCATTGATGCTGAAACCGGAGAAATTTTATCTTCTTATAACCAAATCCATTCGGCAGATCCTCAAGGAACGGATGCCGTTTCTTCTGGGAAAGGTGTATTGGGGGATAAGAAGAAGGTAAGGACCGTAAAAAATAAAGAAGGATCTTATTTACTAGATCGCACACGCGGCAAAGGGATACTGACTTATGATGCAGCAACAAAATTATTGATTCCAGGCAAGCTATGGCTCGATGCCGACCATAAATTCAATGCAGCGTATGACGGTGCGGCGGTTGATGCACATGCTTATGCGGGACAAACGTTTGATTACTTTAAAAAGGTTCATGGCCGGTCAAGTTACGACGGCAAGGGGGCTCGAATCATATCAACCGTCCATTACGGGAAAGATTACAACAACGCGTTTTGGAGCGGTTCTCAAATGGTTTACGGAGATGGGGACGGCTCGGTGTTTATTCCTTTATCGGGCGCGCTTGATGTAGTCGCCCACGAATTGACCCACGCAGTGACGCAAACTTCAGCCAAGTTGATTTACCAAGGGGATTCAGGGGCAATCAACGAATCATTGTCGGACATTTTCGGCGCTATAATAGAAGGACATTACAGCGACGGGCCTGACTGGCAGATAGCAGAAGATATTTTCACACCGCAAAAAGATGGAGATGCACTGCGGTCTTTGGCTGACCCCACTTTGAACGGCTTGCCGGACCATTATACGAAACGCTATATAGGGACAGAAGATTTTGGCGGTGTTCACATCAACTCAAGCATCAGCAATAAAGCTGCCTATTTGTTGGCGAATGGCGGCACGCATTACAGTGTGAATGTGAACGGGATAGGCAGTGACAAAACTGGTGCAATTTTTTTCAGGACTTTGACGCAATATTTGACGCCAAACACGACTTTCAGGCAGTTCCGTGTTGCGGCAATTCAAGCGGCGACCGATTTGTATGGAGCTTCCAGCCCAGAAGTATCAAGTGTAAAGGCTGCCTTTTCAGCAATCGGCTTGAATTAA
- a CDS encoding M4 family metallopeptidase, translating to MKKKKLLSLSLAAALALSAASASVYAAPTNDVNAKVHVNKQSKATDFVVGKLTVPSQKSAKQIVLNYLEVNQAQYKLGKGAAAHFKVISEAKDELGLTNIKLQQTYKGVPVFGSVVSAHVDKNGVLTSVSGELAPQLFDKKGLKKGAQLKAPEASKIALADLTAKIGKAPELDSEKAPELVVFVNGGEATFAYSLEYSFLSPEPGNYQYFVDAKNGKVLASYNQIHEAKTSQGVVAPSGTNSVATGKGVLGDTKSFNTTVNSNGSHLVDRTRGNGIFTYDAANRTRTPGTLWLDADNVYNAAYDGAAVDAHTYAAQTFDYYKNEHNRNSYDGNNAQLISTVHYGRSYNNAFWNGTQMVYGDGDGSTFIPLSGALDVIAHELTHAVTDTTADLIYQNESGAINESISDIFGTLVEYHANNKPDWLIGEDVYTPSVAGDALRSMADPTLNGDPDHYSKRYVGTGDNGGVHINSGISNKAAYLLANGGTHYGVTVAAIGNDKTADIFYRTLTQYLTPSSNYSHYRVATVQAATDLYGASSAEVASVKAAFSAVGVN from the coding sequence TTGAAAAAGAAAAAATTGTTGAGTTTAAGTTTGGCCGCTGCACTAGCTCTATCAGCAGCATCGGCATCTGTTTACGCCGCTCCAACTAATGACGTAAATGCAAAAGTGCACGTCAATAAACAAAGCAAGGCGACTGATTTTGTTGTTGGGAAATTAACCGTGCCGTCTCAAAAATCAGCCAAACAGATCGTCTTAAATTATTTGGAGGTAAACCAAGCGCAATATAAACTTGGCAAAGGAGCAGCAGCGCATTTTAAAGTAATCAGCGAGGCCAAAGACGAACTTGGACTCACCAACATCAAATTGCAGCAAACTTATAAAGGAGTTCCGGTCTTTGGATCGGTCGTTTCAGCTCATGTTGATAAAAATGGCGTATTGACCTCAGTGTCAGGCGAACTGGCTCCCCAGTTATTCGATAAAAAAGGATTGAAAAAAGGTGCACAGCTGAAAGCACCGGAAGCATCCAAAATTGCTTTAGCTGATTTAACGGCGAAAATTGGAAAAGCTCCGGAATTGGACAGCGAGAAAGCTCCGGAATTGGTTGTTTTCGTTAACGGCGGAGAAGCTACGTTCGCATACAGTTTAGAGTATTCATTCCTGTCTCCGGAACCTGGAAATTATCAGTATTTCGTCGATGCTAAGAATGGGAAAGTGTTAGCGTCTTACAACCAGATCCATGAAGCTAAGACATCTCAAGGCGTTGTGGCACCAAGCGGCACAAATTCAGTGGCGACGGGCAAAGGCGTGTTAGGGGATACAAAATCGTTTAACACAACGGTGAACAGCAACGGCTCTCACTTGGTGGACCGTACACGCGGAAACGGCATTTTTACTTACGATGCAGCAAACCGCACGAGAACGCCAGGCACATTGTGGCTGGATGCGGATAATGTCTACAATGCGGCGTATGACGGAGCAGCGGTCGATGCACACACGTATGCTGCCCAAACGTTCGACTACTACAAAAACGAACACAATCGCAACAGTTATGACGGCAACAATGCGCAACTGATTTCCACAGTGCATTATGGCAGAAGCTACAATAACGCATTCTGGAATGGCACTCAAATGGTTTATGGGGATGGAGATGGTTCAACGTTCATTCCGCTTTCAGGGGCACTTGATGTTATTGCCCATGAACTGACGCATGCTGTGACCGATACGACAGCGGATTTGATTTACCAAAACGAATCGGGCGCCATCAATGAATCGATTTCGGATATTTTTGGAACATTGGTCGAATACCATGCCAATAATAAGCCGGACTGGTTGATTGGCGAAGATGTTTACACGCCTTCAGTAGCTGGCGATGCTCTTCGCTCTATGGCTGATCCGACGTTGAACGGAGATCCGGATCATTACTCGAAACGCTACGTCGGTACTGGAGATAACGGCGGCGTTCACATCAACTCAGGGATTTCCAACAAAGCGGCTTATCTGTTAGCTAACGGCGGAACGCATTACGGCGTAACTGTAGCAGCAATCGGCAACGACAAAACAGCGGATATTTTCTACCGCACGCTGACACAGTACTTGACCCCGAGCTCGAATTACAGCCATTACCGAGTAGCGACTGTTCAAGCGGCGACGGACCTATATGGCGCTTCAAGTGCCGAAGTTGCTAGTGTGAAAGCTGCATTCTCGGCTGTCGGAGTGAATTAA
- a CDS encoding cold-shock protein, protein MQQGTVKWFNSEKGFGFIEVEGGDDVFVHFSAIQGDGFKTLDEGQKVEFEVEEGNRGPQATNVTKI, encoded by the coding sequence ATGCAACAAGGTACAGTAAAATGGTTTAACTCAGAAAAAGGTTTCGGGTTTATCGAAGTTGAAGGCGGAGATGACGTATTCGTTCACTTTTCAGCAATTCAAGGCGATGGTTTCAAAACCCTTGATGAAGGACAAAAAGTGGAATTTGAAGTAGAGGAAGGCAACCGCGGACCTCAAGCTACAAACGTTACTAAAATCTAA
- a CDS encoding 5-bromo-4-chloroindolyl phosphate hydrolysis family protein — translation MKPFEKFIMRHGISLPIMTAVFPVLYLGAEIGIIASGAVAAGSYIASSSTIKQFQFSSDSKRFHMTRSEYKHIRIQLKEAKAKIKQLQGHYYRVRSISYYKQIREMVRISQKIVTHVQQNPRQFYLAEPFFYSHLDSALELTEKYTLLVGQPIKDKELKIALQDTRDTLGSMIGVMETDLKKVLSTDVEQLRMELEYAQMTLEKHNTQALPMPTQTDSEGDMENDRKPINSK, via the coding sequence ATGAAGCCATTTGAAAAATTCATCATGCGGCACGGTATTAGCCTGCCGATCATGACGGCCGTTTTTCCCGTCCTTTATTTGGGGGCAGAAATTGGCATAATCGCATCCGGTGCTGTGGCGGCAGGATCCTATATCGCGAGTTCCTCTACCATCAAACAATTCCAATTTTCTTCTGACTCCAAAAGGTTTCATATGACGCGGAGCGAATATAAACATATACGAATTCAACTTAAAGAAGCGAAAGCAAAAATCAAACAGTTGCAAGGCCATTACTATCGTGTGCGCTCCATCTCGTATTATAAGCAGATCCGCGAAATGGTTCGCATCAGCCAAAAAATCGTTACTCATGTACAGCAGAATCCCAGACAGTTTTATCTTGCCGAACCGTTCTTTTATTCCCATTTGGATTCGGCGCTTGAACTGACAGAAAAATATACCCTTCTTGTCGGGCAGCCTATTAAAGACAAAGAATTAAAAATCGCCCTTCAAGACACACGCGACACGCTTGGATCAATGATTGGTGTTATGGAGACGGATTTAAAAAAAGTGTTGTCTACGGATGTCGAACAGTTGCGGATGGAATTGGAATATGCGCAAATGACTCTCGAGAAGCACAATACTCAAGCACTCCCAATGCCAACTCAAACAGACAGTGAAGGAGACATGGAAAATGACAGAAAACCGATCAACTCAAAGTGA
- a CDS encoding toxic anion resistance protein, whose amino-acid sequence MTENRSTQSELDDLLGNPFGMQPEKVETSVAQTNDGRPVALMERLTKEEQEKARALAKQIPAGNYEAILTYGANAQNQLSQFSHKMLDHVQSKDIGPVGDVLHDLMRKLQELNPEELSQKKKSGLRKMFAKAKYSVQEMMTKYQKLSTQVDRISIQLDHSKRGLLEDVQMLEQLYDQNKTYFQALNVYIAAAELKRDEIMTETIPALRKKAEASNDQMAYQEVNDMAQFLDRLEKRLYDLQLSRQITIQSAPQIRMIQQTNQTLAEKIQSSIMTSIPLWKNQIAIALTLNRQMKAVEAQKQVTATTNELLLKNSEMLKMNSIETAKENERGIVEIETLKQTQENLLTTIEETLRIQAEGRRNRKAAEVEIGKMEEDLKQRLLAIHDDRDGKTPY is encoded by the coding sequence ATGACAGAAAACCGATCAACTCAAAGTGAATTAGATGATTTACTCGGAAATCCATTTGGAATGCAGCCCGAGAAAGTTGAAACGAGCGTTGCCCAAACGAATGACGGCCGCCCTGTCGCCTTAATGGAACGCCTGACAAAAGAAGAACAGGAAAAAGCGCGGGCTCTAGCTAAACAAATCCCTGCAGGAAATTATGAAGCGATTTTGACATATGGAGCAAATGCCCAGAATCAGTTAAGCCAGTTTTCTCATAAGATGCTGGACCATGTCCAATCGAAAGATATCGGACCGGTTGGCGATGTGCTCCACGATTTGATGAGAAAACTGCAGGAATTGAATCCGGAAGAGCTGTCCCAGAAAAAGAAATCGGGCCTTCGCAAAATGTTTGCGAAAGCAAAATATTCCGTTCAGGAAATGATGACAAAATACCAAAAGCTGAGCACTCAAGTTGACCGTATTTCCATTCAGCTTGACCATTCCAAGCGCGGCTTGCTGGAAGATGTTCAAATGCTTGAACAGTTGTATGACCAAAACAAAACGTATTTCCAAGCGCTGAACGTCTATATTGCAGCCGCGGAATTAAAACGCGATGAAATTATGACTGAGACGATTCCGGCGCTGCGTAAAAAAGCGGAAGCGTCAAACGATCAAATGGCTTACCAGGAAGTCAACGACATGGCCCAGTTTTTAGATCGCTTGGAAAAACGGTTATATGATTTGCAGTTGTCGCGCCAAATCACGATTCAAAGTGCGCCGCAAATCCGTATGATTCAGCAAACGAACCAAACACTTGCCGAGAAGATCCAATCGTCGATCATGACATCCATTCCGTTGTGGAAAAACCAGATCGCCATTGCATTGACGCTTAACCGCCAAATGAAAGCTGTTGAAGCGCAGAAACAAGTGACAGCGACAACAAATGAATTGCTGTTGAAAAATTCCGAGATGCTGAAAATGAACTCGATTGAAACTGCCAAAGAAAACGAACGCGGCATCGTCGAGATTGAGACGTTGAAACAAACTCAGGAAAACTTATTGACCACTATTGAAGAAACGCTTCGCATCCAAGCCGAAGGCCGCAGAAACCGCAAAGCCGCTGAAGTGGAAATCGGCAAAATGGAAGAAGATCTTAAGCAACGCCTGCTCGCCATTCACGACGACCGCGATGGCAAAACTCCATACTAA
- a CDS encoding vWA domain-containing protein gives MASVNRFIQFNNETLDTKMLHQMELLAGALADAPFLKVTTRKLMEVRPSESAISISVFWKHRPKHIERNGYKSDVYLLGAGYWRNFGLKDWRNFVRKSSKLPALKEQLLLCAEEFRLTEKISKERPGTAGAFAVRESVYRDYHKGQFQQNLQKGFLADAFLNAAYLRLRGEEVKVSDALEPLFYVWTHIFDAKSTKDSVRVVEQLMMRLEYQLESDSIHTYYTFGDSVEKVPPFHYHEGIEAEQTDSEEEIETIEEWFQSWHRETELSEAAAMEFELERGDSQFAEGGREEQGDGEVQQTARGDSKGDHVEDNEEEDRQMNKLPKEAKGKFGAANDGVVYSESRIHTKRDDQGIIDLWRKKQAPYVRSLLKELKKRITQRQENVRQNLNAGRLSKNLLPLVIEERPKPFYRKTAPSKELDAVFCLLIDGSASMIDKLDETKQAVLLFHDVLRSLNVPHEIVLYYEDAYEASDASQPNYFEWLHKLEDGNRDHAQEIFSMEAHEDNRDGFAIRWMANRVKRRAEKHRFLLVFSDGEPSAYNYAENGIVDTANAVAEAKKQGIEVLHLFLSSDAISEEQAAFYRMMYGNKSVSADSLEQFVEQTLRLLKRTLHLVIQSG, from the coding sequence ATGGCTTCAGTCAATCGTTTTATTCAATTCAACAATGAAACACTGGATACAAAAATGCTGCATCAAATGGAACTGCTGGCGGGAGCGCTGGCAGATGCGCCGTTCCTTAAAGTGACCACCCGAAAATTGATGGAAGTGCGTCCTTCCGAATCAGCCATTTCAATTAGCGTCTTTTGGAAACATCGGCCAAAACATATCGAACGAAACGGTTATAAATCAGACGTTTATTTACTGGGAGCAGGCTATTGGCGCAATTTTGGCTTGAAAGACTGGCGCAACTTTGTTCGTAAGAGTTCCAAGCTGCCGGCGCTAAAGGAACAGCTGCTGCTATGTGCAGAAGAATTCAGGTTGACGGAAAAAATCAGCAAAGAACGTCCGGGGACTGCTGGCGCTTTTGCGGTGAGGGAATCCGTGTACCGGGATTACCATAAAGGGCAATTCCAGCAAAATTTACAAAAAGGATTTTTGGCGGATGCTTTTTTAAATGCAGCTTATTTGCGGCTGCGGGGAGAAGAAGTTAAAGTCAGCGATGCATTAGAACCTTTATTTTATGTGTGGACCCATATATTTGATGCCAAGTCTACTAAGGACTCTGTTCGAGTCGTTGAACAATTGATGATGCGCCTAGAGTATCAGCTGGAATCCGATAGCATCCACACGTACTATACTTTCGGGGACTCTGTAGAGAAAGTACCGCCGTTTCATTACCACGAAGGCATTGAGGCAGAGCAAACGGACAGCGAAGAAGAAATTGAGACGATTGAAGAGTGGTTTCAGTCGTGGCACAGGGAGACGGAACTTTCCGAAGCGGCGGCAATGGAATTTGAACTGGAACGCGGCGATTCCCAGTTCGCAGAAGGCGGCAGGGAAGAACAAGGCGACGGGGAAGTGCAGCAAACGGCCCGCGGGGATTCTAAAGGCGATCATGTAGAAGATAATGAAGAAGAAGACCGCCAAATGAACAAGTTGCCGAAAGAAGCGAAAGGCAAGTTTGGAGCGGCCAACGACGGAGTCGTCTACAGCGAAAGCCGTATCCACACAAAAAGGGATGATCAAGGGATTATCGACCTTTGGCGAAAAAAACAGGCGCCGTATGTGAGGTCTTTGTTGAAAGAGTTGAAAAAACGCATTACGCAGCGGCAGGAAAACGTGCGGCAAAACTTGAACGCCGGGAGGCTATCCAAAAACTTGCTGCCGCTTGTCATTGAGGAACGGCCGAAACCGTTTTACCGCAAAACAGCCCCATCGAAAGAACTTGATGCGGTATTTTGTTTATTGATTGATGGTTCGGCTTCGATGATCGACAAATTGGATGAGACGAAACAAGCTGTTCTCTTGTTCCATGATGTTTTGAGAAGCTTGAACGTGCCGCATGAAATTGTGCTGTATTACGAAGATGCATACGAGGCGAGCGATGCAAGCCAGCCGAACTATTTTGAATGGCTGCATAAGCTGGAAGACGGCAACCGGGACCACGCCCAGGAGATCTTCTCGATGGAAGCGCACGAAGACAACAGGGACGGCTTTGCAATACGCTGGATGGCCAATCGGGTAAAAAGAAGAGCCGAAAAGCACCGGTTTTTGCTGGTGTTTTCCGACGGAGAGCCATCTGCCTACAATTACGCAGAAAATGGCATTGTCGATACGGCCAATGCGGTGGCTGAAGCAAAAAAACAAGGCATCGAAGTGCTGCACTTGTTTTTGAGCAGTGATGCAATCTCAGAGGAGCAAGCCGCTTTTTACCGTATGATGTATGGCAATAAATCCGTCAGCGCTGATTCGTTGGAACAGTTTGTCGAGCAGACGCTTCGTTTGTTGAAACGAACGCTGCATTTGGTCATCCAATCAGGCTGA